One segment of Meriones unguiculatus strain TT.TT164.6M chromosome X, Bangor_MerUng_6.1, whole genome shotgun sequence DNA contains the following:
- the LOC110565066 gene encoding LOW QUALITY PROTEIN: A-kinase anchor protein 17B (The sequence of the model RefSeq protein was modified relative to this genomic sequence to represent the inferred CDS: inserted 3 bases in 2 codons; deleted 1 base in 1 codon), protein MTSATCDIADTTVARGHLKTDGQSWRNGFRWCEDTMTVTVVYDNSEATELCAAQHLYLKPIAKLMINVLLPECIEPVRPFFNWEVLDQLKSLICPDQFTTVRLSKSTKDFIRFEGEAETRSLIQILKAKLHGKIIKLNGLKTDLKVVATDAQGEWEHFPKAKEASVIEGAEEQNYDKSPDSIYFEGLPCKWFAPKGSSGEKPCEEILRVVFESFGKIKNVDIPMLDPYREVMTGGSFGGFNFGLQTFEAFIQYQESTDFIKAMESLRGMKLMLKGDDGKALACNIKVMFDTTKHFSEGAIQKRNQERLKLQELEEERKKEKKREEEVAERKRKDEIRKAQEKRRKARERRRALKERDRHQQRKEKVKAKAEAQQELDCLEEWEERKYLLAQRRVEALRLLRVLLKKIEGSTQCNTQEVNIMKPEVHHTLGTTMRSPEEEELNTQPFLDWEEMSSRQVSKPDRKQKQKVKKRTQLQKSFHGSNTKQIRYSTRKEEIGKVLTNEYDYSLISDQNSSRSTIILDHSLDKEDEDSFNESYSFRQTVINHGRKQKIYETDEFIHYLLNYYQTPEYARFCLETSHSTSMYQWQRNVYAKGDGFQINLRKHRCHSDSLSEVESLEGKEEDQEQGWSEVYMKDPESKSKKTSKISDVKKFTKKFKDHYKDIASETDNHLYKTDEESYPVEKIHSHGVKDPQHTGRSPVFSSVRSVDVGLPLADFLEEISSDSECFSENLSINEEEEERSVAVYSSSPDKRPHGTDKTITCKQRKSRSAEWKHDSEERSSKHKVRAPGKRSKYELSYSWHEDECDSVQVDKNMRKTRENLPPRYMFDEGYYYESIFNNEVESSTRKRRRVISTIDQNVKYRPLHLSLIPPKHARAFHLGYFSRKRQNPWMSEYNXNVRRCKRFESSENYMLDSDNYYDSHDYNQEHIEYGRYLGDXFSGFLYFKLF, encoded by the exons ATGACCTCTGCAACCTGTGATATAGCTGACACCACAGTTGCCAG AGGCCATTTAAAAACTGATGgacagagctggagaaatggcttcag GTGGTGTGAGGACACCATGACAGTCACAGTGGTTTATGATAACTCTGAGGCCACAGAGCTCTGTGCTGCCCAGCACCTCTACCTCAAGCCTATAGCAAAGTTAATGATCAACGTATTGCTCCCAGAATGTATAGAACCTGTGAGGCCCTTCTTTAACTGGGAAGTTCTTGACCAACTGAAAAGTCTGATTTGCCCTGACCAGTTCACCACAGTGCGACTCTCCAAGAGTACAAAAGACTTCATCCGATTTGAAGGTGAGGCTGAAACTCGAAGTTTGATTCAGATCCTGAAAGCAAAGTTACATGGGAAGATCATCAAGCTAAATGGTTTGAAAACTGACTTAAAAGTAGTAGCTACAGATGCCCAGGGAGAGTGGGAACACTTCCCCAAGGCAAAAGAGGCCTCAGTGATTGAGGGAGCTGAAGAACAAAACTATGATAAGAGCCCAGATTCTATCTATTTTGAAGGCTTGCCCTGTAAGTGGTTTGCACCTAAAGGTTCCAGTGGAGAGAAGCCCTGTGAAGAGATCCTTCGAGTAGTCTTTGAGAGTTTTGGGAAAATCAAGAATGTGGATATTCCCATGCTTGACCCCTACAGAGAGGTGATGACAGGTGGGAGCTTTGGGGGTTTTAACTTCGGCTTGCAAACATTTGAAGCCTTTATACAATACCAGGAGTCAACTGACTTTATAAAAGCCATGGAATCTCTTCGAGGAATGAAGCTGATGCTTAAAGGAGATGATGGCAAAGCTCTGGCATGTAACATTAAG GTTATGTTTGATACAACCAAACATTTCAGTGAAGGAGCTATACAGAAGAGGAACCAGGAAAGGCTAAAATTACAAGagctggaggaagagaggaagaaagaaaaaaagagagaagaggaagttgCTGAAAG gaaaagaaaagatgaaataaGGAAAGcccaagaaaagagaaggaaggccAGGGAGAGGAGGCGAGCTCtgaaggaaagagacagacaccAGCAAAGAAAGGAGAAGGTGAAAGCCAAGGCTGAGGCTCAGCAGGAGCTGGACTGtttggaagagtgggaggagcgGAAGTACTTGCTGGCTCAGAGGCGGGTTGAGGCCCTTCGTTTGCTCCGGGTCCTCCTGAAGAAGATTGAA ggatCCACACAGTGTAACACACAGGAGGTTAATATTATGAAACCTGAAGTTCATCACACCCTAGGGACTACAATGAGATCTCCAGAGGAAGAAGAATTAAACACTCAGCCTTTTCTAGATTGGGAAGAAATGTCAAGCCGTCAGGTTTCCAAGCCtgacaggaaacaaaaacaaaaagtaaagaaaagaactCAGTTACAGAAATCTTTCCACGGTTCTAACACTAAACAAATAAGATACTCGACAAGAAAAGAGGAAATTGGAAAAGTGTTGACTAATGAGTATGATTACAGTTTGATCTCTGACCAGAATTCTTCACGGAGTACAATAATTCTGGATCATTCTCTTGATAAAGAAGATGAGGACAGTTTTAATGAATCATATTCTTTTAGACAAACTGTGATAAACCATGGCAGGAAACAGAAGATCTACGAAACAGATGAATTTATTCACTATTTATTAAATTACTATCAGACTCCAGAGTATGCCCGATTCTGTCTTGAAACAAGTCACTCAACAAGCATGTATCAGTGGCAGAGAAATGTCTACGCTAAGGGGGATGGCTTTCAGATCAATTTAAGAAAACATAGGTGCCACTCAGACAGTCTGAGTGAGGTGGAGAGcctggaagggaaagaagaggatCAGGAGCAGGGTTGGTCAGAGGTGTATATGAAAGATCCTGAGAGTAAGTCAAAGAAGACAAGCAAAATCAGTGATGTCAAAAAATTTACTAAGAAATTCAAAGACCATTACAAGGATATAGCAAGTGAAACTGATAATCACCTGTACAAAACTGATGAAGAGAGCTATCCTGTGGAAAAGATTCACAGTCACGGAGTCAAAGATCCTCAACACACAGGAAGAAGTCCAGTTTTTTCATCAGTAAGGTCAGTAGATGTAGGTTTGCCATTGGCAGACTTCTTGGAGGAAATTAGTAGTGATTCTGAGTGCTTCAGTGAAAATCTTAGCataaatgaagaagaggaagaaaggtctGTGGCTGTCTATTCTAGCTCCCCAGACAAAAGACCTCATGGTACTGACAAAACCATTACTTGCAAACAACGGAAAAGTAGGTCAGCAGAGTGGAAACATGACAGTGAGGAGAGATCCTCCAAGCACAAAGTTAGGGCGCCTGGTAAAAGGTCCAAGTACGAACTGAGCTATTCGTGGCATGAGGATGAATGTGATTCTGTTCAAGTTGACAAGAACATGAGAAAAACTAGAGAAAACCTACCCCCCAGATACATGTTTGATGAAGGCTACTACTACGAATCCATTTTCAACAATGAGGTTGAGAGCAGcacaagaaagaggaggagagttATTAGTACGATTGACCAGAATGTGAAATATAGGCCCCTACATCTGTCGTTAATACCGCCAAAACATGCTAGAGCTTTCCATTTGGGATATTTCTCCAGAAAAAGGCAGAATCCCTGGATGTCAGAATATA AGAATGTAAGAAGGTGTAAAAGATTTGAAAGTTCTGAAAATTACATGCTTGATTCTGATAATTATTATGACAGTCATGATTACAACCAGGAGCACATTGAG TATGGACGCTACTTAGGAGA ATTCTCTGGCTTTCTgtattttaaactgttctaa